A stretch of the Lolium perenne isolate Kyuss_39 chromosome 3, Kyuss_2.0, whole genome shotgun sequence genome encodes the following:
- the LOC127339678 gene encoding putative cyclin-F2-1: MMQPAVNLRAFARPPPPGFGFSCARQPVADLPARLRTPPPSIGIGFSCAHVAVDDVPARVRPPPPGFSRPSRVLPPSPCKIPVPPKLPKRVSDNDESSTKRQRLCSDYEDDIYANLRRTEQNPEERPRPDYLKTVQKDRVTPTARARLIGWMDAFVRHHDLVDGTLHQAVAYVDRVLSTRAMNAPTDYDLRLLGAVAVFVAAKYEDGQRTVLKLDPDKIAWYGGFATRKEVLDMERHMVAALGYQLSGPTAHTFVSRFTRHAQGEDELKIQRIAHRYTDESLRNYACLGYLPSLVAASAIYLARFALRRLDVRPWNAALEELTGYSALDLALCRRAMYYFSESLSCYPQC, translated from the coding sequence ATGATGCAGCCCGCCGTGAATCTCCGCGCCTTTGCTCGCCCTCCGCCGCCTGGCTTCGGATTCTCCTGCGCTCGGCAGCCCGTCGCCGACCTGCCCGCCCGTCTTCGAACTCCGCCCCCCAGCATCGGAATCGGATTCTCCTGCGCTCATGTGGCCGTCGACGACGTGCCCGCCCGTGTTCGACCTCCGCCTCCCGGCTTCtcccgtcccagcagggtgctCCCGCCATCTCCCTGCAAGATCCCCGTGCCACCGAAGCTCCCAAAGCGCGTCTCCGACAACGACGAGTCCTCCACGAAGCGACAGCGCCTGTGCTCCGACTACGAAGACGACATCTACGCCAACCTCCGGCGGACGGAGCAGAATCCAGAGGAGCGGCCGCGGCCGGACTACCTGAAGACGGTCCAGAAGGACCGGGTGACCCCAACGGCGCGAGCCCGCCTGATCGGATGGATGGACGCGTTCGTCCGGCACCACGACCTCGTCGACGGCACGCTCCACCAGGCCGTCGCCTACGTCGACCGGGTCCTATCGACGCGAGCCATGAACGCTCCTACCGACTACGACCTCCGTCTCCTGGGCGCCGTGGCCGTCTTCGTGGCCGCCAAGTACGAGGACGGCCAGCGCACCGTGCTGAAGCTAGACCCGGACAAGATCGCCTGGTACGGCGGGTTCGCCACGAGAAAGGAGGTGCTCGACATGGAGcgccacatggtggcggcgctcgGGTACCAGCTCAGCGGCCCCACGGCGCACACCTTCGTCAGCCGCTTCACGAGGCACGCCCAAGGAGAGGACGAGCTGAAGATCCAGCGCATAGCGCATCGCTACACCGACGAGTCGCTGCGCAACTACGCCTGCCTGGGCTACCTGCCGTCCCTCGTGGCGGCGTCGGCGATCTACCTGGCGAGGTTCGCGCTGAGACGGCTGGACGTACGGCCGTGGAACGCGGCGTTGGAGGAGCtcacggggtacagcgccttggaCTTGGCTCTCTGCAGGCGTGCTATGTACTACTTCTCGGAGTCGCTCAGTTGTTACCCGCAATGTTGA